In Desulfobacteraceae bacterium, the following are encoded in one genomic region:
- a CDS encoding ATP-binding cassette domain-containing protein: protein MIAVAEEGLPPSLAAGGSAARLRVENLSFLDLGPFQFGVAHGECLGITGPSGSGKTLLLRALADLDPHTGEVYLDGVAAGALPAPHWRRQVGLLPAESAWWADTVGAHFDGVAPPWLDRLGFGPEVLHWEVARLSSGERQRLAFLRLLVGQPAVLLLDEPTANLDAQNTARLEDLVRRYREARGAAVVWVTHDLDQLRRVATRCRRLQNGRLEGS from the coding sequence GTGATTGCCGTGGCAGAAGAGGGGTTGCCACCGTCCCTGGCGGCGGGCGGGAGCGCGGCGCGCCTGAGAGTCGAAAACCTCTCTTTTCTCGACCTGGGGCCGTTCCAGTTCGGCGTTGCGCACGGGGAGTGCCTGGGGATCACGGGCCCTTCGGGCAGCGGCAAGACCCTTCTGCTGAGGGCCTTGGCCGATCTGGACCCGCACACAGGCGAGGTATACCTGGACGGGGTCGCGGCCGGGGCGCTGCCCGCGCCCCACTGGCGCCGCCAGGTGGGTCTCCTGCCGGCGGAAAGCGCCTGGTGGGCGGACACGGTGGGCGCCCACTTTGACGGGGTTGCGCCCCCCTGGCTCGACCGGCTGGGGTTTGGGCCCGAGGTGCTGCACTGGGAGGTTGCGCGCCTGTCCAGCGGCGAGCGTCAACGCCTGGCATTCCTGCGGCTGCTGGTGGGGCAGCCGGCGGTGCTGCTGCTGGACGAGCCGACGGCCAATCTCGACGCCCAAAACACCGCTCGCCTGGAGGATCTGGTGCGCCGCTACCGCGAGGCGCGGGGCGCCGCCGTGGTCTGGGTGACCCACGATCTGGACCAGCTCAGGCGGGTCGCAACCCGCTGCCGCCGCCTGCAAAATGGCCGGCTGGAGGGCTCCTGA
- the fetB gene encoding iron export ABC transporter permease subunit FetB: MHVVPLSPLDLGLAALLVVLLALLSLRLRLNLAGQIVIAAARTTVQLLLVGLVLKTVFAHVDLLWIGLMALVMLLAAGREVMGRQKRRFAGWWGFGVGTVSMFVSSFSITLLALTAIIDIQPWYAPRYAVPLLGMVLGNTMTGMAVGLDRLTQAAWSQRAAIEGRLILGEEAPAAIAGIRRDSIRSGLIPIINAMSAAGIVSLPGMMTGQILGGSPPLEAVKYQILVMFLIAAGTGFGTITAVWLGGQRLFDERHRLRLERLKSAP; the protein is encoded by the coding sequence ATGCACGTCGTGCCCCTGAGCCCGCTGGATCTCGGCCTTGCCGCGCTGCTGGTGGTGCTCCTGGCTCTGCTCAGCCTGCGCTTGCGGCTCAACCTGGCCGGCCAGATCGTGATCGCCGCCGCCCGCACCACGGTCCAGCTCCTGCTGGTGGGTCTGGTGCTGAAAACCGTTTTTGCGCACGTCGACCTGCTCTGGATCGGCCTGATGGCCCTGGTCATGCTGCTGGCCGCGGGTCGCGAGGTCATGGGCCGGCAGAAGCGGCGGTTTGCCGGCTGGTGGGGCTTCGGCGTGGGGACGGTCTCCATGTTCGTGTCCTCTTTTTCAATCACCCTGCTGGCTCTCACCGCCATCATCGACATCCAGCCCTGGTACGCGCCGCGCTATGCCGTGCCGCTGCTGGGCATGGTGCTGGGCAATACCATGACCGGCATGGCGGTTGGTCTGGACCGCCTCACCCAGGCGGCCTGGTCCCAGCGGGCCGCCATCGAGGGGCGGCTGATCCTGGGCGAAGAGGCCCCAGCGGCTATCGCCGGCATCCGCCGTGACAGCATCCGCAGCGGTCTGATCCCGATCATCAACGCCATGTCGGCGGCCGGGATCGTCAGTCTGCCGGGCATGATGACCGGCCAGATTCTCGGCGGCTCGCCGCCCCTGGAGGCCGTCAAGTACCAGATTTTGGTGATGTTTCTGATCGCCGCCGGCACCGGGTTCGGCACCATCACCGCCGTATGGCTGGGGGGGCAGAGGCTGTTCGACGAGCGCCACCGCCTGCGCCTGGAGCGCCTCAAGTCCGCCCCCTGA
- a CDS encoding DnaJ domain-containing protein: MSETDYYAELGVSKNATEAEIKKAYRKLAMKYHPDHTEGDKQAEEKFKKISEAYAVLSDKEKRQQYDTFGSAGFQQRYSQEDIFRNFDFSDIFREFGFGGGGARGASFGGPGQGGGFRFSFNPGEPFGGGRHRQQAPVKGGDLVYELPLTLKEVATGASKTISFQHEGRSEKITVKIPKGMTTGKKLRLAAKGDPSPYGGPPGDLFIRSRVMDDPVFGFEGQDLYVVREIKLTEALLGTTVEVPTLEGKSLKLKIPPGTQHKTKMRLGGRGLPQMQGTGKGDLYVHVHVIIPGKLTREQKELVEKLAQTGL; the protein is encoded by the coding sequence ATGTCCGAGACGGATTACTACGCCGAACTGGGAGTCAGTAAAAACGCGACCGAAGCAGAAATTAAGAAGGCTTATCGCAAACTGGCGATGAAATACCACCCCGACCACACCGAGGGGGACAAGCAGGCCGAGGAGAAGTTCAAAAAGATCAGCGAGGCCTATGCCGTACTCAGTGACAAGGAAAAACGCCAGCAATACGACACCTTCGGCTCAGCAGGCTTTCAACAGCGCTATTCGCAGGAAGATATTTTCCGCAATTTCGATTTTTCAGACATATTCCGCGAATTCGGCTTTGGCGGCGGCGGCGCCCGCGGCGCCAGCTTCGGCGGACCCGGGCAGGGCGGCGGGTTCCGGTTTTCTTTCAACCCCGGCGAGCCTTTCGGCGGCGGTCGTCACCGGCAGCAGGCGCCCGTCAAGGGCGGCGATCTGGTCTACGAACTGCCGCTGACCCTCAAGGAGGTGGCCACCGGCGCCAGCAAGACGATTTCGTTCCAGCACGAGGGGCGCAGCGAAAAAATCACTGTCAAGATCCCCAAGGGGATGACCACCGGGAAAAAGCTGCGGCTGGCGGCCAAGGGCGATCCCAGCCCTTACGGGGGGCCGCCCGGGGACCTCTTCATCCGCTCCCGGGTGATGGACGATCCGGTTTTTGGGTTCGAAGGTCAAGACCTCTACGTGGTGCGCGAAATCAAGCTGACCGAAGCGCTCCTGGGGACCACGGTGGAGGTCCCGACCCTGGAGGGCAAGAGCCTCAAACTCAAGATCCCGCCGGGAACCCAGCACAAAACCAAGATGCGGCTGGGCGGCCGCGGCCTGCCGCAGATGCAGGGAACTGGCAAAGGCGATCTTTACGTGCACGTGCATGTCATCATTCCCGGCAAGCTGACGCGGGAACAGAAGGAACTGGTTGAAAAACTCGCCCAAACAGGCCTTTAA
- the hpt gene encoding hypoxanthine phosphoribosyltransferase, translated as MPELLPVFTKDQIQRMVAAAALRISRDYKGRKLVLVGVLNGAFIFLADLARALSIPAQIDFVRVASYGAGTTSSGKLSLTKNLELDIRGKDVLIVEDIVDTGLTLSCLMDHLRSFGPLSVKVCALLDKRERRERTVPVDYACQVVQEGFLVGYGLDYAEDYRCLQEIYHLKL; from the coding sequence ATGCCCGAACTACTCCCAGTCTTCACCAAAGATCAAATCCAGCGGATGGTCGCCGCCGCGGCCCTGCGCATCTCGCGCGATTACAAGGGGCGCAAGCTGGTTCTGGTGGGGGTTCTCAACGGGGCTTTCATCTTTCTGGCCGACCTGGCCCGCGCGCTGAGCATCCCCGCCCAAATCGATTTTGTCCGGGTGGCCAGCTACGGCGCCGGCACCACCTCGTCGGGGAAACTCTCCCTGACCAAGAACCTCGAACTGGATATCCGCGGCAAGGACGTCCTGATCGTCGAGGACATCGTCGATACCGGCCTGACTCTCTCCTGCCTGATGGACCACCTCCGATCATTCGGGCCGCTTTCGGTGAAGGTCTGCGCGCTGCTCGACAAGCGCGAGCGGCGCGAGCGCACGGTGCCGGTGGATTATGCTTGCCAGGTGGTGCAGGAGGGGTTTTTGGTGGGCTACGGCCTGGATTATGCCGAGGACTACCGGTGCTTGCAGGAGATTTATCACCTGAAATTATAA